The following DNA comes from Castanea sativa cultivar Marrone di Chiusa Pesio chromosome 10, ASM4071231v1.
GTTTAATTCCTTTATTAggaatttttaataaatgagcctTAACCCTAGAATAAGATACCATATAAACTACACTACAATAATTGCACTTAAAGTATGTGTTTCCCCCTGATTTAACAGATGCACCAACTGGTTTTTCTACTTTAGTCACATACTGCCAAAGAGAAGATTCATCATTTGGCACTTCTTGATTAGACGAAGGTGAAGTTTCTGTGCTAGTAACTTCGTCCATTGCAAATTCAATAGATtcaatttaacctacaaataataactattaactaaataaatttagaataaatcaAACCAAGTTCAGAAATCACAGAATCacaaataataagttaataactattaactaaataagttaataactattaactaaataaattaataataaatcaaaccaagttcacaaattcacaaataatgactattaactaaataaaactaAGAATCTGAGTTGAGAATGCTTTGAGAAATTCACAAGTTCACAGATTCACAAACTAAGATTCACAAATCACATTCACaaattcacaaatcacaaatcaaactaAGATTGAGAGTGAAAGCTTTATTAATATCAATTCCTGAGTTGAGAATGCgtgagagagagttgagaaTGCGTGAGAGAGATTGAAAGAATGAAGACTTGGATTTTCGGCACTGCAACAGGGGAGACGGAGagagtgaaggcagagagtgaaGGGCTGAAGCTTGAAGGCAAAGAGTGAAGGCAGAGATGGAGGGCAGAGCACACCGCTGAGAGGCAGAGAACACAGAGAcagcagagaggcagagaggagAGAGCACGGCTGAAGTTTTTTTGCTTTGATGAAGTGAGAATGAAGTGGGCTGATTCGGCTGAATTAGGGTTAGATTTAAGTTCATACGGTGCGTTTCgcaccttttgttttttttttttttttgaatttcggcctgAATCGGCTGTTTCGGGCTGAACTAGAAATTTCGGCGGTTTCACCGGTATCGCCCGATTCGGTGCGATTCCGCCCGAGTCAGCGTGAATCGCGCCAAGTCTATGCCGCGTCAGCACGAGTCGGCTGGAAAATGATGAATACACGTGGCCGACGCGGCCGGACGCCGCACCGACgcgcgagcagcggcgtccctcACGCGTCGCCGCATCCCGCCGCGTCCGTGCATCCCAGGGTTCTTCAAGGGACCTGAATTTTCTTGCATATATTTCTGAgattatttgataatttgaacTTTCCACCAGATTCTAAtgaatttgtgtttgtttcaGCTTCAGTACTATTAAAGACTAATGCATATTcaggaaataaataaatcacaacatCTGCATGGAAGCGCACATCTGCTGATATTCCTtcttttggagggggggggggggctgaATATCTGCTGATATTCCTGTTTCTTCCTACTGCTATCTTTGCGTAACAACTTGattctatatatacatatgggTGTATTTGTTGTCAATATGGCATGTTGTGATTAGGGTATAATAAAGTGGTGTCAATAGTGGGTTGATATGAAAGTGATGTCACTCCAATTTCTAATCATAATTTACCATCTAAATaagttgtgataaaaaaaaaaaaaaaaaaaaagaagtgaaaataGCTGTGTCTCTAACATTTCCCTTCTCTTTAACCTGTAGTAAACTGAGATATGCTACATGTGCATAAGGTGGAGAATCTAAAGTTATAGAACTGACGACTATAGAGGTCCTGGATTTAGTTAATTCTTTTGATGGTCATTTTTTAGTTGTGGATGCACTTCGTGGAATCTGGAGTCAGTTAAATCCTTATTAGTTATTTGAGAAGGTCTTTGGAGAAGTCGCCTCTCCCCTGTTCGGCAATTAGGGTTTTAACAGAGCTGAGCTTATAGCCCTCTCCTCCGCCTCGCTAGAAATGGTTCTCAAAAACTGCTTTCAAAAGCCCTCAATTTCTCATcctctgtttttgtttttctaaagCATGTTTGTTCTGATATAAGAAGGCTTCATTATCTGGTCAGTGTGGATTTACCCATTCCCACATGACTCGTTCCCTTGAAGCGATATCGATcgtgttgtttttgtttaatttatctCTCAACGTATCTTCTTTTGCTTTGGGAGAATACTGAAGCAACtatatcttatttattttctatatttacttatcaaaaaaggtCTTTGGAATTCTTATATTTGAGTAGACGACTTCTTCCATCTTTGTTAACCAACTTGAAAGTGAGTGTAGTGACCAATGGGTATTGGGCGTGCTTGTACAAAAGTGAACAGTGTGTTAATGCAATGCTGATCAAATTATTTTCATACATAGTTTTGCTACTGTAATTGAAGGGGTCGTGCAATTGCTCAAAAATATAACTCCTACCATTGTGAATTACCACTTGACTGGTCAAGAAAACTGCAccaatcttcatcttcatcttctgatgATGTTAAGGAATTATCTATTGGTTCTGCTATGTTCAGCATGCCAGTTTCTTCCTCAGTACACTCAGCATCTTCACAATTAGCATCACCTGTAAACATGTTGATGTTATGGTTGACACTTTCTGATAGAATGCTGGGCTTCTCTTTTGATTCAGAAGTAGAATCTCCTTTCACTGAGTTGCTGTCACTACTCATTCCATTTTTTCCATGTTGCTTATCCAGCATATTTTTCAGTTTCTGCAACTGTTTGTGTACCACAAAATACTTATCAGAACTGCTTGTAGTTAAACTGTTCTTAACATGACAAAAACCTTGTAACTCAATGATAACATCAAATTCTCTCTATAGGGAGAATCTGGACTCAAATTCCCCACCCCCACTTATTCTaataaaaaactgtttttaataATTGTTAGCAACTAAAATAATGGTACCTGAAGGAGTAATAACTGATTATCTCTTTTTAGTGACTCAAAGTTGGAAGCTAGAGTGCCATAACTAGCTTTTAATAAGCTGTACTCTCGTTCAATCTGCTTAGTCTTCAATCTGGCCCTTCTATTTTGGAACCAAGTAGCAACCTGGCGAGGGTGTAGTCCAAGCTCATTAGCTAGCTTCTGTTTTATCCGAGACTCTGGCCTTGACTCTTCCTTGAACATAGTTTCCAGCAACTTGATTTGTTCATCATTGAATCTTTGCATgtccttgttcttcttcttaCTTGCCATAGTGTGTGAACTTTCTATTGCTATCAATGCATACCTTTTCTTTAGCCAACATTTACTGGTTATAAACATATAGTAATAGATGTGAGACTTGCTTGTAGGAGTGTGAACTGAAAGAAATGTAGTGAGGGAAGTGGTGTAGAGAATATCTGCAGTGTGGGCCTGAGGCTGGTCTTGATAggagcatttttttaatatacttgGTAAAAAGAAACATCCCACTATCTGTTCCATCCGGACGCTTGTCAAGTAAAGGGGTTGGGATGTCCCTTTCTTCTTCCATGTTCTTTGTATCTAATAAGGTtcatgaaatttttatttttgtttttctatataCTTTTTCAGCTGAGATACTTACATTTTTAGTctctgtttggataccacttaaaaataaaaattatttcactattcagcttatttttgttactattcatagattctactgtactttttggtactatttttGGGTcttattatactattttaactaacttttatctttatgtacagtattttcaacaataagttttttgtttcagtaaaataagcggtatccaaacagaccctaaactCTTACTGTTAAGTCTACTGTTGAAAAATTAATCTTGAGTTCCTTGCATAGATGCAGGGAGTACACTTAATTTACAAGCATAGTACAGGttacaaaatttacatttaaaaaatatatatattttttgccgCAATTATTGATGTGAGAAGTTATAATTAGAGCAACGTCACTTTTATAcgctatcaacaacatttttatttaagaataatGCTAAAGATACAAAATACTTTACAAACGGCTGATGTAGTGAGTGATTAgtagtaaatgaaaaaatgatattaatagtgGGTCttaataaaaaccaataagaggttggccacatcagcattttgtaaaaatattgtaaaataggtTATATccatagcattactctttatttAAACTAATTATAACATGCAACTTCAATAGTTGTCATTTAGTGGttagtgaaattttttgttaataaatatttcttttttaaagaaaaatttttacCCCTAAATTGGTTTGATAAAACTATTCGCggatgtatatatttttttcacataaatttattatttaatgagtcATTGTAATTTGTTGGTTTTGCAGGAAAGTTTTTGAAGTATagacttttaaaatttttggggtatttggtaaatgtgtttaaaaatatgtattttattatttgaaaatatgtgtgaaatacatgtaaatgaaaaaatgtatgaaaatcatgtaatgttatttaaaaactgaaaatgtgtgtttaagTGGGTGTACTAAACACCCCTTTTATCTTTTGGGTACTTtgtttcaaattactttattattttttaaaatttgaggaataagaaaatttgaaataggAAAATTTCTTTATCATCTTGCAATGCTTGGTTGCCACGTTGTTGTAAAGTCGCTATGCATATGAGTGCATCACCCTATTTATGGTCTTACCTTTGGGTCCGCCCATGTGGTTTTATTCGATGTTTTATATGATGTCTGCGTCATAACGTGGCAACAACCTTGTGGTTTACCACTCTAGCTTACGAGTTGTTTGGACACGTGAATTAAACAAAATGCATTGGCTTTTTGCTTTGGGACAGAGAAAAGGCTGAGTTAGGCCATTGAAAACCGAAGTCCTATTTTGGAAACAAATCAAGACATGggagaataaaaattaaaaattgattctTGAAGATTCGAATGTTTACCAACGGGTAAGGATCTGCTTGCAGCAAATCATGTATAATGGTGACATAACAGCGTATTAGAATGACACATgtactaatttaaaaaaaaaagaaaaagaatgacaCATGTACGCCCCACGAGCACAACTTatgcaaaaaattatatttattttagtataacaaaatccttttttttataaatattttacctaaccattttaaaaatataatcgcataaaattatttgttctatattatattttatttaaatagtcaattttcattgttttttagtatcttcatagagagagagagagtgatgagacatgagagaaaaaagagggagaatataaaataaaatattgaaatgaAATATCAACAATgctcatataaatatatatatatatatatatatatatatccatagTTATTGTAACAATTATGTATTATTACATAAGTTTGCATGATATAATGTGGGTGCATTTTGAGTTTAATTGATTAAAAGGTGGTCCTTATTTTATTATACAAGCATTGATGTGAGTGcttttttaaacttataaaaactcatttttagACCATATGATATACCCTTCTCAATGATaaaattgaaatccaaaatCGGATTCCTTAAAAGTGTTATTTATAAACCATTCAGttaatatgtttaaaatttagTATAGTTATGTCGATGATATTTTACTTAGATCATTGGGAAAATCTAGTTCTTTTTGAGAGGGGTGGTGATATTCAGTGTGTGTTTGATATTGGATTATAAgctaatttttcttattttaatggGTTGTTTGTGGGTCCTACcaactttttaataaataatataactttattcCAGCTTTATGTCAAATACTTTAACTttaagcttttaatttttttttttttaaagctagcttttagttttatgtttctcacattatataaataaaccataaaaaataagtaattttcaAATGGATACACTGCCACCAATCACAAACTTGAGGTCCATTTTTAGTTTATGCTAATAATGCTacttttgctttctttgttaATATTTACATTGGCTCTTGTATAAAATACGgtatattttagcataagaacctacatttactttttaaaaaaatttacattaaattataaaatttacactacatttcattaacatttgaaattttttcaattttttttaattgtttatttttctttatgcaCAACAATCACCATCCACTCTCTTCCATAGTTATCAAAACTGCACTAAAGGTTGACTTGGTTGAAGAATTGACTCACTGGTTCATTAGTTGAACCAATGGTTCATTGCCAGTCAATGACAAAGACTGATATTTATAGgctaaacaaattttttttgtttaaattttttaataagaaaataaacaaaactgaATCATATAACTTAGCCTGCTAAAGAATTTAGACTCAGCTAGTAGtcgaaataaaattaaatggacaaatttaatttaataaagaagTAGTGTAAAATCACTCATTTATATTCTCCAATCATATTATGCCACAtcagattttttaaattttagtaataTACATCTTCACACACAATTATATCAAACAAAacaatggtataaaaaaaaaaaaactacactagaaacttgtttttaaaaaaggaCAACCCTCTTGatcacccaccaccaccacttcgCTCATTCTTTGACCTTCTCCTTAGTCGATACTACCAAATTGAAAAGACCCAAAATTAGGGTGCGAGCTGGTGAGAGTGCAGTGTAGTGCATGTTGAATTTGGTGTCAAAAGTGAAGTTGAAGTTCTTGGTTTCAAAACTGGACCCATCGGTGTGTTTGGTGGGTCGAAACTTGAACGATTGTagtcaatttttaatttttgtttgggtaaATTCATTAATCTCTCCTGAGATTTGGTCAAATACCACTCAGGTCCAAGCTATTttaaaattaaccaattaagtCCCTGAAAGACATCTTAATACCTAACACCCTAACACCGTCACCCCTTCGttactatttttctttccctcatTCTTTCTCAgatctctcttctctctatcGCCCCAtatgtttctctttttcacCCCACATCACCGCAGTTCATACCCACACAATTGCACAAAACTGACAAATGCCACACTACACAGTCAGCCATATTGGACTCCTCCACCCAGTACAAAAACCCACATTTGTACCATAATAGCACAAAACCAAGCAAACCCAATTAAACCCACAAgccaaaacacccaaaaaaaaataaatgaataaataaatccaaactttctcaaaccaaAGATTATCAAAACTCACCCAGTATAGCCTCGGCCTTATTGGAAGCCTTGATCCCTCTAAACCCACCAAATTTAGCAAAATCTTCATCAACCACAACTAGGTCCCGCACCTTCCTCTTGTTGCAACGTTGCAAGGGCAAGAAAACTGACCCCACCCGAGAATCCAAACcctcatcatcaacatcaatatCTTTCAAATCCTCAAAGCTGGACAAGGAAGACACAGAGGCCTTAGTACCATAGACCTCACAGCCAAATTTGCTTCATTGTCTCTTGAAAAAGCACTGCCCAAATCTGAAATCCAAAGGtaagatttgggttttgttgtgggTTGGCTGAgactttttttgaatttgagttttgttgtaagatttgggttttgttcttGTGGGTTTGGGTATGGGTAAAATTGGAGCAATTTAAGGTTAGAGACAAAGATAAGTGAAGAGTGGTCTGAGCTGAGGGAGAGGAATGACAGAGAATAGACCGGTTAGACATGGCAATACGGGTTGGAATTTTCCAACCCGACCTGAAAAATACCTAACCCGATTTTTTTGACCCGAAGCAAAAACTGGTTGATCCGTGACCCAACTCGATTTTTTGTGGGTCAACTCGACCCGATTCGGATAACTTGTGACCTGACCcgttttaaaaaatttgctaaaaaaatatttaaactatgTGATGATACTATGTGCATAAAGCATAAAGTATCAAAACTAATAGTtaatatattatagatataaagttataaacaagTAAAACTGTTGTTGACACGAGAGAATGacta
Coding sequences within:
- the LOC142613241 gene encoding uncharacterized protein LOC142613241, which encodes MEQIVGCFFLPSILKKCSYQDQPQAHTADILYTTSLTTFLSVHTPTSKSHIYYYMFITSKCWLKKRYALIAIESSHTMASKKKNKDMQRFNDEQIKLLETMFKEESRPESRIKQKLANELGLHPRQVATWFQNRRARLKTKQIEREYSLLKASYGTLASNFESLKRDNQLLLLQLQKLKNMLDKQHGKNGMSSDSNSVKGDSTSESKEKPSILSESVNHNINMFTGDANCEDAECTEEETGMLNIAEPIDNSLTSSEDEDEDWCSFLDQSSGNSQW